The stretch of DNA AGCTCACGCAGCTCCTGCACCGCCGGATGATCGTCGCCCTTGAACTGATCCGGCAACGGGAGGTCTGATGGGTCAAAGATGCGCGGTTCGGCTCCAAAGAAGCGGACGAGACGGGCCGCCTCTTCGATAACCAGACGCGAATAGGAGCGCTCTCGCAGCGACCCGTAGAGAAGCAGGATGCGCGGCGAATGCCGGCGGTCGGCAGCGAGGCCGCTCGCCTGGCTTTGCGGCACGTGGCGCCTGTCCAGGGCGGGCAGGAAGTCGGGATCGAATAGTGTACGAACTCTCATACGCGTTCAGCCGTTGATATGGGAGCCAAAGGAACGAGCGCTGTTTCCGCTCCACGGACCGTTGCGGGTACGCTCAGACATCGGCCCTCCCCCTCGGCCTAGTAGGCTGGCAACACGGCGTGAGGTCTTCGATGACCGGCGCACAAATTTCCGGCCGCCCGTCGCAACAATCCCGGAGCATGAACAGCACGACATCCTGCAGACGGCTCAGATCGGCGCGATAGACGATCGAGCGGCTGAACCGCTGCGCCGAGACCAGCCCCGCGCGCGACAGCACCGACAAATGCGAGGACATGGTGTTTTGCGGGACCGCGAGCGCCTTGGCGATGTCGCCAGCCGAAAGCCCGTCCGGCTCGTGTCTGACCAGCAAGCGGAACACATCGAGGCGGGTCGATTGGGCGAGTGCCGCAAGCGCAGCAATGGCGTCCGTTGTTTCCATATATCTAGAATTAGCGATATATAGGCGCCTGTCAAGTCGACGCGGTGATATTTCCGTAATTCTAGAAATATAGTTGACATCGTAGGCGAAGCCTGAAATGTTGCTTCCATGAAACTCGACGACGCCGCCGCCCATCTCGAAGCGCTGGGCAATCCGACCCGGCTCAAGATCTACCGCGCGCTGATCCGCGCGGGAGGCGCGGGGCTTGCGGTTGGGCGTCTGCAGGAGAAACTGAAGATCGCGCCCTCCACCCTCTCCCACCACATCAAGGCGCTGGTGGTGGTCGGCCTTGTGACCCAGGTGCGCGACGCGACCACGCTGATCTGCCACGCCAACTACCAAGTGATGCGGGAGCTGGTGGGTTTTCTGGTCGCGGAATGCTGCACTGAAAGCGCCGAGACCGCCCATGCCAAGACCATCAATGCCAAAACTGCTGCATAGCGCGCCGCGTTTTTTTGGACCGTTATTTCGATATTTCTAGTTTTATGGGAGAACGCCATGAGCAAAGTCAAGACCGTCGCAATCATCGGAGGCGGGCCGGTCGGCCTCGCCGCCGCCGCCCATGTTCTGGAACGCGGCCTGCAGCCGATCGTGCTGGAAGCCGGCGGCACTGTCGGCCACACCATGCGGCAATGGGGCCATGTTCAATTGTTCTCGCCCTGGGAGTACAACATCGACAAGGCCGCAGCGCGGCTGCTGGCGACGACGGGCTGGAATTCTCCCGAGCCCGACCAGTACCCGACCGGCGCGGAGATGGTTGAGCGCTACCTCGAACCGCTTGCGGTCCACGCCGCGCTCAAGCCGCACATCCACACCTCGAGCCGCGTCACCGGCATCAGCCGTATCGGCTTCGACAAGCTGAAAACAAAAGGCCGCGAGGCTGCGCCGTTCGAAATCCGGTACCAGAACGGGCAAGGTCCGAAACTCGTCAAGGCCGATGCGATCATCGATGCCTCCGGCACCTGGCATTCACCGAATCCGGCAGGCGCCAATGGCCTTGCCGCCATCGGCGAGCAAGAGGTCGCGGACCGGATCGCTTACGGCATGCCTGATGTGCTCGGCAGAGACCGCGCTCGCTATGCCGGCATGACGGTCGCGGTGCTGGGATCAGGACATTCCGCGATCGGTACCCTGACCGATCTGGCGCAGCTCGCGGAACAGGTGCCGGGGACCCGGCCGGTTTGGCTGTTGCGCGGCAGCGATCCCGCCAAGGCCTTTGGTGGCGGCGCCAATGACAAGCTGGTCGCCCGCGGCGAACTCGGCGCCGCCTTCGCCGCATTGGTAACGGCAGGCCGGATCAAGCTGGAAAGCGGCTTTCGCGTTTCGCATCTCATCGCCGACGGCCCCCGCCTCGTCGTGGGCGCCCTCTCCGCCTGCCCGACCCGGCGGGTCATCGTCGACGAACTAATCGTCGCGACAGGCTTCCGGCCGGACCTCGACTTTGCGCGCGAGTTGCGCATCCGGCTCGATCCGGCGATCGAATGCCCGGTCGCGCTGGCACCGCTGATCGATCCCAACGAGCATAGCTGCGGCACAGTGCGGCCGCACGGCGCGCGCGAACTGGCGCAGGATGAACCCCGCTTCTACTTCGCGGGCATGAAATCCTACGGTCGCGCGCCGACCTTCCTGATGCTCACGGGATACGAGCAGGTGCGCTCGATTGCCGCCGACATCGCCGGCGACCGCGAGGCCGCGGAGCGCGTCGAACTGGTGCTGCCCGAGACCGGCGTCTGCAGCCGGTCACTCGCGCCAGATGCCAGCAATTGTTGCGGCGGCCCTGCGTTATCGGATGTTGACGCGTGTTGCGTCGCGGATGAGAAAGCAAAGCAGGACGGCAAGACGGGGTGCGGCTGCGCCTCCTGATCAATAGGGAGTGAACGGAATTTTTTTGGAAGGCCGATCCGTCATTGTCGCGATGTGCCTGGGGCAGCTCGGCAGCCTGCTCCCGCACGTCGTCGTGCCTTCGATTCTTGCCGCGTTCCTGATTCCGGAATGGCATCTAAGCGGCGCGCAAGCCGGCCTGCTGGCGGGCTCGGGTGCGGCAGGTTACATGCTGACTGTGCCGTTTTTGGCGACGCTCACCGACCGTATCGACGCGTGCAAGATCCTGATTGCAGGCTCCGCGCTCAGCGCGCTCGGCACGCTGCTGTTCGGCATGTTCGCCACCGGCCTCTGGTCGGGCGCGCTCTTCAATGCGATCGCCGGCGTGGGCTTTGCGGGCGCCTATATGCCGGGCCTCAAGGCGCTGACGGATCGTCTCGCGCCGGGCGATTCATCCCGCGCGATCACCCTTTACACGTCGAGCTTCTCGTTCGGGGTCGGCCTGTCGTTTCTGGTTTCGCAACTTGTCGCGGAAGCCTGGGGTTGGCGCAGCGCATTTTTCGTCACCGCCGCCGGGCCGCTCATCATGCTCACCGTCTGCTTCCTGTTGCGGCCTGTTGAACCGAAACCAGCGTCGGGGCGCCTGCTGGATTTCGCGCCGGTGTTCCGAAATCGACAAGCGATGGGGTTCGTCCTCGGCTACGGCGCGCATTGTTTCGAGCTCTACGGCATCAGAACCTGGATCGTAGCGTTCTGGACCTTTGTCTCGCTAAGAAATTCAGACGCCTCGATCCTGACGCCGATCGTGGTCAGCGTCGTGTTTTCGCTGCTCGCGATGCCCGCGAGCATTCTCGGCAATGAATTCGCACTCCGGTTCGGCCGCCACCGCGCCGTCACAGCGGTGATGTTCTCCTCCGCCGCCGGAGCGCTTCTGATCGGCGTATGCGCCGACAGGTCACCCTGGCTGCTGCTGCCTTTGATGCTGATCTATGCCATCACGGTTCCTGCCGATTCCGGCGCCTTGACCTCGGGCATGTCGATGGCTGCGGACCCGCAATATCGCGGCGCCACCATGGCGATGCATTCGACGGTCGGCTTCAGCCTGTCTGCGCTTGGCGCGTGGGCGGTCGGCGTAGCGCTGGACGCCACAGGCGGGCCGCAGAATTCATCGGCCTGGATGGCCGCATTTTTGGTGCTGGCGGCGGGGATCCTGCTTGGACCGCTGGCGCTATTCTGGTCGAGAAAAGAGACGCCACAGCCGTGAACCGAACTCAGCTTTCCATTATTGTCGCGCTCGGCACCACGCAGACCCTGGCCTGGGCTTCGAGCTACTATCTGCCTGCGATCCTCGCCGATCCCATCGCGCGCGATCTCGGCGTATCGTCGAACTGGGTCTTCGCCGCTTTTTCCGCTTCGCTTGTCATCTCGGCTATGCTCGGGCCGCGCATCGGCCGGCAGATCGATCTGGTCGGCGGCCGGTCCGTGTTGTCGCTTTCCAACCTCGTGCTGGCCGCGGGGCTGGCGTTGCTCGGCCTCACCTATTCGATACCGGTCCTGCTCGTGGCCTGGCTCCTGCTCGGAATCGGCATGGGCGCGGGCCTTTACGACGCTGCCTTCGGCGCCCTCGGCCGCATCTACGGCGACGCGGCGCGGCGCTCGATCACCGGCATCACCCTGATCGCCGGCTTCGCCTCGACCGTCGGATGGCCGCTGACCGCGTGGGGGCTGGAGACGATCGGCTGGCGCAACACCTGCTTTGCGTGGGCGGCTGCGCACATCCTGATCGGTCTGCCGATCAACTGGCTGATGCTGCCGCCGGTCGCGGGCGCAAAGGCCGCGGTTGCCGCCGCGGTCAAGCCACACATCCCGCTCGACCGCACCATGATCCTGTTGGCGTTTGCCTTTGCCGCGGCGTGGTGCGTCACCGGCGCAATGGCCGCGCATTTGCCGCGGATTCTGGAAGCCGCCGGCGCGACATCGCTGCAGGCTGTCGCGGCCGGTGCGCTGATCGGTCCGTCGCAGGTGGCGGCGCGCATCTTCGAGGCAAGTTTTCTCTCACGATATCACCCGCTGGTGTCGGGACGGCTGGCCTGCCTCACCCATCCGATCGGCGCGGCCATCATTGGACTATTGGGTGGCGGCGCGGCGAGCGTGTTCGCCGTCTTTCACGGCACGGGCAACGGCATTTTGACCATTGCGCGCGGCACCATGCCGCTTGCGATCTTCGGCCCGCAGAACTACGCCTATCGCCTCGGGATCATCGGCGCCCCGGCACGGATCGCGCAGGCCGGCGCCCCGCTGGCGTTCAGCCTGCTGATCGACGTCATGGGTAGCCGCATCCTGATCGTGTCCTCTGCGCTCAGCATCTCCGCGCTGCTGGCGCTGTTGCTGCTGCGCACACCGCCACCTCGAAGCGTGACGAAAGAAGGGGACGTCTGAATGATCACCCGCATCAATCCGCCTGAACTCGGCTCGCCGCCGGGCTATTCGCAGCTCTACGGTCCGGATTTCCTGATCGAGATCGAGCCCATCGCCGCTGCGTGAGCATCACGCTTTCAAAGGTTCCTGACCTCCGACGTTGCGATCCAGATCCCGGCGAACACCGCGACAAGCCCGAGCACGAGATTCGGCGTGATCGGCTCTCCGACCAACTGCGTGGCAAGCAGCCCCGCCGCGAGCGGATTGACGGTCATGGTGCTGGCGACGCGCGTCGGCGACGCCCGTTCCAGCGCCAGCACCCACAGGATGAACGCTAGCGCACCGCCGGCAACGCCAAGATAAATCCCGGCGATCCATTGCGGCGTGCTGAACTGGCTCAATGCCACCACGCTCCCCGTCAGTGACCCGACCAGGATCAGCGCCGCGGCGCCCGTTCCCATGCCGACCGTGAGGAAGCCAAGCGCGCTCGATCGCTGGATGAAGGGACGAGACCAGACGTTGTAGAACGCCATGCACAGGACTGCCGCGGTCATGATCAGTTCGCCGCGCCAGGCTCCCGGCGGCGCGGCCGACAATCCCGTCGCAAGCGCGGCGGCGACACCGAGTACCGCGACGCAGACCCCGATCGACTTCCGTTTCGTCAGCGGCTCGATGCCGAGCAACGCGCCGACCACCATCGTGTGCAGCGGCAGCGTCGCCAGCGCGAGGCTGGCGCGCGCCGCGGTCGTGTAGGACATCGCGATGTTGTAGAGAACGAAGAACACGCCGAAGAAGCAAAAGCCCAGCGCGGCGACGGCCGGCAAATCCCGCTGTTGCGGCCATCGCGCCTTCAGCGACAGCGCCGCCGGCAGCACGCAGCAAAAGCCGATTGCCCAGCGCAGGATCGCAAGCGTGATCGGATCGGTGTTGCCGGCAAGATAGCGCGTGATCGCCGCTGCGGTCCCGCCGAGACAACTCGAGACCAGCGCGATCGTGACCCCAACCCATTCGCCCACGCCGTCTCTCCGCATTCAACGCGCCATCGGCTGCAGCGCTTGGCTGAACATATGGTCGCGACCGCGCAGCGCGCGAGTAAAAAGCGTTTGTCGCGCGAATCTTTCTGCTTGATGGCGACAACTGTCAGCATGGCGGCAACAAGCAGGCCAGGCGATGCATCTTGCGCCCGAGGCCATGCCAGGCATAACCTGAACGCGGGGATATCGCAGCCTCCCCGTCAAATGGCGATCCCATTCAAGCGCTGCTCGCTTTTCTGTGGAGCGGGCACATGGATGGAACGACACTCGAACTGCCGCTGTTTCTTCTCGCGACCTTTGCCGGCGCGCTGGTCGCTGGCCTCTCCGGCTTCGCCTTCGGCCTCGTCGTCTCTGCGATCTGGCTCTACTTCCTTACTCCCCTGCAAACGGCGACGCTGATCATCGCATTCGGGCTGATCGTGCAGGGCTATTCGGTCTGGAAGCTGCGCGGCGCGCTGGACTGGCGGCGACTCTGGCCGTTCATGGCCGGCGCCGCGCTCGGCGTTCCCGTCGGCGTCGGTATCCTGACCTGGGCGAACCCCGCCCATGTGCGCATGGGCGTTGGCGCTTTCCTGGTGCTCTACAGCCTCTATGCGCTGCTGCGGCCGGCCATCCCAGCGGTGAAAGCGGACGGCGCCGCGGCCGACGCGGGTGTCGGCTTCCTCAACGGCGTGCTCGGCGGCATCACCGGGCTTGCCGGAATTCTCGTGATCATCTGGTGCGGCTTGCGCGGCTGGTCCAAGGACGTGCAGCGCGCGGTGTTTCAGCCGGTGGCGGTTGCGATCTTCGTCATGAGCGCGTTGTGGATCGGCGCCAGGGGCGCGATCACGCCTGAGGTGATCAAGCTGTTCCTGGTCGGATTGCCGGCCCTGTTCGCCGGCACCTGGCTTGGGCTGAAACTGTTCGGGCGGCTCGACGAGGCCGCATTCCGGAAAATCGTGCTGGTGCTGCTTCTGACGTCGGGCGCCCTGCTGGTCGTCTAGGCAAGGCATTCGCGAGCAATATCGCACGGATCGACGCGGCACCGGTCACATCAGCGCATTATCGCGTCAATCCATTCCTAAATTTCAATCAATTGCGTCGTTCCTGCATAGCAGGCCGTCAAGAAATTTTTGCCATAAGATGGTACCGGAACCCGGGTTTCGGTGGTTTTGGGCTCCGGTAGATTGGTGCTTCCAGGCTCTGGAATTGGTAATGCAAGAAGCGATCCGCTTACGTGAATTGGAAGCCGAGTGCCGTCAGCGCGCGCTGAACGAGCCGGGCAAGAAATGGTACTGGCTCGCGCAGGCCGCCAAATACCAGGTGCAGGCAAACCAGAAACTCGCCTTTCACTCGGAAGAGGCCAACGCGCCCGATTCTCCGGAGATCAAGCTGGCGCAATGGTCGCACGTTCGGGATGAGCGACGCGTGATGGAGCCCCTCCCCGACGGACGGCGATCGCCGTGGTAGTCGCGCGACCCGCGTTGGTCATGATCTGACAACCCCCTCAACGCTGAAACCGAAGAACACGTATCCAACCTGCATTGATCAATTGAAGGTGAACGCAAGGTTCGTTTCTACGGATGTCCCGCGGGATTGCGCTTGAAATAAAGGCTTTCGCGCCATCTCGTGACACAGTTGCAGTTGGCGGCGCCTGAACACGTTGACAGTCCACACCAGTGTGGCTGAATACGTCTATGGGGGTTTGCGATCCCCCCACGAGGCGACATGCCCAAGTATCGCGTCCCGGTTTCCCGGAGGCGCATACGCATGCCCGAATACCTGCCGTTACTCAAAAAAATCCGTCAACGCTCGGCCGCGCTGCGCCATGGCTCGCGGGAACATTTCCGTGTGCGACCGAACGTCGGGCGCAAGAAGGAGAACGCCATGAAACAATCCCTTACGCTACTCGCGCTCGGCACAGCGCTGCTGCTGTCACACGCCGCCCGCGCCGATGCTATCGACTGGAAGAAGGTAGACGCCGCCCTCGGGAAGACCGCCACGGTAAGCGGCGAAGTGCATCGTTACGGGCTGCCGCGATCCGATCTGCACGTCACGCTGGACGGCGTCGCAATCAAGCCGGCGCTGGCGCTCGGAGGATGGATCGCCTTCGCGCCCATGCAGGGAGAGGCTATGTTGATGGGCGACCTGGTGCTGCTGGATACAGAAATCACGCCCGTCATGACCAAATTGCTGGACAGCGGGCTGGACATCACTGCGATCCACAATCACGTGCTGCGTGGCTCTCCTGCGACCTTCTACATGCACGTGGCCGGACACGGCGACCCCGAGAAGATGGCAAGCGCCATCCGCGCGGCGCTTTCGTCGGCAAGCAAGACGCCCTTTGATCCGCCGGCCACCACCGCCACCGCAGCGCCGGCCATCGACCTCGACACCGCAAAAATCGACGAGGCGATGGGCGCCAAGGGTACCGTCAATGGCGGCGTCTACCAGTACGGCATCCCCCGCCGCGATCCGGCCAGGGAAGGCGGTATGGCCGTCAACGGCGCGTTGGGCGGCGCTAACGCCATCAACTTCCAACCCACGGGCAACGGCAAGGCGGCCATCACCGGCGACTTCCTGGTGACGCCCAATGAGGTCAATCCGCTGATCCGGGCCTTGCGTGCCGGCAGCATCGAGGTGACGGCCATCCATAGCCACATGCTCGACGAGGAGCCGCGTATGTTCTTCATCCACTTCTGGGCCAACGACGATGCCTTGAGGCTGGCACACGGCGTTCGCGCAGCCCTCGACAAGACGGCGGTTGCGCAGCACTGAACATTCGCGCCGCGCTAGCCCTGCTCCTCCGGCTGGTGCTAGCCGTGCTCGTGCGGGCAGGTCTCCACCTCAATGGTCACGTGGCTCAACCCGTGCAAGCCGCCGAGCCGACGCTTGTAGGTCGCCGGCGGCAGCGGGTGATCGGAGATGACCGAAATCACTGCGGCGCGATGCCCGGGGCCGACCTGCCACAGATGCAGATCGGTGACACGATCACCCCTGGTCTCGAGCCGGTCGCGGATCACCATTTCGAGATTCTTGTCCGCGTTGACGTCGAGCAGAACGGCGCCGGAGGCGCGCAGCAACCCGTAGGCCCAGTTCGCGATCACGAGGCTGCCGATGATTCCCACCGCCGGATCAGCCCACACCCATTGCGCGTACATCGCCACCAGCAACGCCGCGATGGCCAGGATCGAGGTCGCGGCGTCGGCCATCACATGGACATAGGCAGCCCGCAGATTGTTCCGGAAAGCCACCCGACGACGATCTCGCCGACCATCATGACAGTGGTCAGCGCCACCACGAACCAGATCCGACGCTCGTGACGGTCATGGCGGGAACCCAGGAACACGTGATCGTGAGTCCACTGATCGATGGAATGTGAGTGCATGGTCCTTCCTCGGCAAACATCGGACGATACCGCTCGCCCGAGTATAAACCCTGCCCGCGCGCGCATTAAGCCGTCAGGGGGATGATTCCTCCGGCGGCTTGATATGGCGGAACGAGAACAAGAGCGCGAGGTCGTAGGCGATCTTGAGCGTGCCGCAGACCACCAGCGGTAGCCCGGTAAACGACGTCATCAGCAGTGCGCCCGAGATCGCCGGGCTGATCGCGGATGCAAGGCTGCGCGGCACGGCGGTGACGCTGGCAGCCGCCGGCCGTTCGGCCGGCGTCACCACGGCCATGACGTAGGAGGTGCGGGTCGGCACGTCCATCTGCGAGAGCGCCGAGCGCAACAGCAGCAACCCGAGCGCCAGATAGAGGTTCGGCGAGAACGCCGCCAGGATCAGGAAGAT from Bradyrhizobium sp. AZCC 1693 encodes:
- a CDS encoding ArsR/SmtB family transcription factor, whose product is METTDAIAALAALAQSTRLDVFRLLVRHEPDGLSAGDIAKALAVPQNTMSSHLSVLSRAGLVSAQRFSRSIVYRADLSRLQDVVLFMLRDCCDGRPEICAPVIEDLTPCCQPTRPRGRADV
- a CDS encoding MFS transporter, coding for MNRTQLSIIVALGTTQTLAWASSYYLPAILADPIARDLGVSSNWVFAAFSASLVISAMLGPRIGRQIDLVGGRSVLSLSNLVLAAGLALLGLTYSIPVLLVAWLLLGIGMGAGLYDAAFGALGRIYGDAARRSITGITLIAGFASTVGWPLTAWGLETIGWRNTCFAWAAAHILIGLPINWLMLPPVAGAKAAVAAAVKPHIPLDRTMILLAFAFAAAWCVTGAMAAHLPRILEAAGATSLQAVAAGALIGPSQVAARIFEASFLSRYHPLVSGRLACLTHPIGAAIIGLLGGGAASVFAVFHGTGNGILTIARGTMPLAIFGPQNYAYRLGIIGAPARIAQAGAPLAFSLLIDVMGSRILIVSSALSISALLALLLLRTPPPRSVTKEGDV
- a CDS encoding ArsR/SmtB family transcription factor, with amino-acid sequence MKLDDAAAHLEALGNPTRLKIYRALIRAGGAGLAVGRLQEKLKIAPSTLSHHIKALVVVGLVTQVRDATTLICHANYQVMRELVGFLVAECCTESAETAHAKTINAKTAA
- a CDS encoding NAD(P)-binding domain-containing protein; amino-acid sequence: MSKVKTVAIIGGGPVGLAAAAHVLERGLQPIVLEAGGTVGHTMRQWGHVQLFSPWEYNIDKAAARLLATTGWNSPEPDQYPTGAEMVERYLEPLAVHAALKPHIHTSSRVTGISRIGFDKLKTKGREAAPFEIRYQNGQGPKLVKADAIIDASGTWHSPNPAGANGLAAIGEQEVADRIAYGMPDVLGRDRARYAGMTVAVLGSGHSAIGTLTDLAQLAEQVPGTRPVWLLRGSDPAKAFGGGANDKLVARGELGAAFAALVTAGRIKLESGFRVSHLIADGPRLVVGALSACPTRRVIVDELIVATGFRPDLDFARELRIRLDPAIECPVALAPLIDPNEHSCGTVRPHGARELAQDEPRFYFAGMKSYGRAPTFLMLTGYEQVRSIAADIAGDREAAERVELVLPETGVCSRSLAPDASNCCGGPALSDVDACCVADEKAKQDGKTGCGCAS
- a CDS encoding MFS transporter, which translates into the protein MCLGQLGSLLPHVVVPSILAAFLIPEWHLSGAQAGLLAGSGAAGYMLTVPFLATLTDRIDACKILIAGSALSALGTLLFGMFATGLWSGALFNAIAGVGFAGAYMPGLKALTDRLAPGDSSRAITLYTSSFSFGVGLSFLVSQLVAEAWGWRSAFFVTAAGPLIMLTVCFLLRPVEPKPASGRLLDFAPVFRNRQAMGFVLGYGAHCFELYGIRTWIVAFWTFVSLRNSDASILTPIVVSVVFSLLAMPASILGNEFALRFGRHRAVTAVMFSSAAGALLIGVCADRSPWLLLPLMLIYAITVPADSGALTSGMSMAADPQYRGATMAMHSTVGFSLSALGAWAVGVALDATGGPQNSSAWMAAFLVLAAGILLGPLALFWSRKETPQP
- a CDS encoding DUF1259 domain-containing protein, whose amino-acid sequence is MKQSLTLLALGTALLLSHAARADAIDWKKVDAALGKTATVSGEVHRYGLPRSDLHVTLDGVAIKPALALGGWIAFAPMQGEAMLMGDLVLLDTEITPVMTKLLDSGLDITAIHNHVLRGSPATFYMHVAGHGDPEKMASAIRAALSSASKTPFDPPATTATAAPAIDLDTAKIDEAMGAKGTVNGGVYQYGIPRRDPAREGGMAVNGALGGANAINFQPTGNGKAAITGDFLVTPNEVNPLIRALRAGSIEVTAIHSHMLDEEPRMFFIHFWANDDALRLAHGVRAALDKTAVAQH
- a CDS encoding DMT family transporter gives rise to the protein MGEWVGVTIALVSSCLGGTAAAITRYLAGNTDPITLAILRWAIGFCCVLPAALSLKARWPQQRDLPAVAALGFCFFGVFFVLYNIAMSYTTAARASLALATLPLHTMVVGALLGIEPLTKRKSIGVCVAVLGVAAALATGLSAAPPGAWRGELIMTAAVLCMAFYNVWSRPFIQRSSALGFLTVGMGTGAAALILVGSLTGSVVALSQFSTPQWIAGIYLGVAGGALAFILWVLALERASPTRVASTMTVNPLAAGLLATQLVGEPITPNLVLGLVAVFAGIWIATSEVRNL
- a CDS encoding sulfite exporter TauE/SafE family protein: MDGTTLELPLFLLATFAGALVAGLSGFAFGLVVSAIWLYFLTPLQTATLIIAFGLIVQGYSVWKLRGALDWRRLWPFMAGAALGVPVGVGILTWANPAHVRMGVGAFLVLYSLYALLRPAIPAVKADGAAADAGVGFLNGVLGGITGLAGILVIIWCGLRGWSKDVQRAVFQPVAVAIFVMSALWIGARGAITPEVIKLFLVGLPALFAGTWLGLKLFGRLDEAAFRKIVLVLLLTSGALLVV